A part of Gemmatimonas groenlandica genomic DNA contains:
- the recD gene encoding exodeoxyribonuclease V subunit alpha produces MSVDLHRTAFFDAAVEQYLLSTSDRVLGEVTRRRAGLSGETAVPIAVAVALLARARDDGHSALSLSDLATEATELARELATEVGADDCCAQIRERDAAWWRTMLEAVPSVVLPANSALASPLVLHGSMLQFRRYFDAEQRIAARIHASLSRSEPTFRVITGGPGTGKTTRIAALLVETLEREPELRVALAAPTGKAASRLSESIRLRLDAMEASPEVRARVPQDARTVHRLLGYQPDRDRFWSRAGTPLPYDLVILDEASMVDVLLMDALVAALPVHATLLLVGDQDQLASVEAGDVLGAICRVAQDLGVGNPLHDRVERLTRSYRFEAHPAIGNAAAAILAGDATALAAVVHDTERPDVRWAPAPHDRAELLSLLVPHVEACLAAATPAAALTALDGFRVLCAEREGTWGVSGINAEVERWLRSQGTVITERWYHRRPVMVMANDYGTQVFNGDVGVAWEDDGEMLVHFPAPEGVTRAIQPARLPETQTAWAMTVHKAQGSEFTNVIIMLPAKGSRVLGRELLYTAVTRARQQVLIVGDESVMRSAVSRTVRRGSGLEALLRQATCRESATHG; encoded by the coding sequence ATGAGTGTGGATCTCCACCGCACTGCATTCTTCGATGCTGCCGTCGAGCAGTACCTGCTCTCCACCAGTGACCGTGTCCTTGGCGAGGTCACGCGCCGACGGGCTGGCCTGTCTGGTGAAACGGCCGTACCCATCGCTGTGGCGGTCGCGCTGCTTGCACGTGCGCGCGACGACGGCCACAGCGCGCTGTCGCTGAGCGATCTCGCTACCGAAGCGACGGAGCTGGCCCGCGAGCTCGCCACGGAGGTCGGCGCCGACGACTGCTGCGCGCAGATACGCGAACGCGATGCCGCCTGGTGGCGCACGATGCTGGAAGCGGTACCTTCGGTTGTGCTGCCCGCGAACAGTGCTCTCGCATCGCCGCTGGTGCTACACGGCTCGATGTTGCAATTCCGGCGGTACTTCGACGCCGAACAGCGCATCGCCGCGCGCATTCACGCATCGCTGAGCCGCAGTGAACCGACGTTTCGCGTGATCACCGGTGGCCCGGGCACGGGAAAGACGACGCGCATCGCGGCATTGCTCGTCGAAACGCTCGAGCGAGAGCCGGAGCTGCGCGTGGCGCTCGCCGCGCCTACCGGTAAGGCGGCCTCCCGGCTCTCTGAGTCGATTCGTCTGCGACTCGATGCCATGGAGGCGTCGCCCGAGGTGCGTGCGCGTGTGCCACAGGACGCGCGCACGGTGCACCGGTTGCTCGGCTATCAACCCGATCGCGATCGCTTCTGGTCGCGCGCCGGTACGCCGCTGCCGTACGACCTCGTGATTCTCGACGAAGCCAGCATGGTGGACGTGCTGCTCATGGATGCACTCGTGGCCGCCCTTCCGGTACACGCCACGCTGCTGCTGGTGGGTGACCAGGATCAGCTGGCCAGCGTGGAAGCGGGGGACGTGCTGGGGGCGATCTGTCGCGTCGCGCAGGACCTCGGCGTAGGCAACCCACTCCACGACCGCGTGGAGCGTCTCACCCGCAGCTACCGGTTCGAAGCGCACCCCGCCATTGGCAATGCCGCCGCCGCCATTCTGGCCGGCGATGCCACGGCACTCGCGGCCGTTGTGCACGATACCGAACGGCCCGACGTCCGTTGGGCACCGGCACCGCACGATCGGGCCGAACTGCTGTCGCTGCTCGTGCCGCATGTGGAAGCGTGTCTCGCTGCTGCCACGCCAGCCGCGGCCCTCACGGCCCTCGATGGATTCCGCGTGCTCTGCGCCGAGCGTGAAGGCACCTGGGGAGTGTCCGGCATCAACGCCGAGGTCGAGCGCTGGCTGCGCAGTCAGGGTACCGTCATCACGGAGCGCTGGTATCATCGGCGTCCGGTGATGGTGATGGCGAATGACTACGGTACGCAGGTGTTCAACGGCGACGTGGGCGTGGCCTGGGAAGACGACGGCGAAATGCTCGTGCACTTCCCAGCCCCAGAGGGGGTGACGCGCGCCATTCAGCCGGCGCGTTTGCCCGAAACACAGACGGCATGGGCCATGACCGTGCATAAGGCGCAGGGCTCGGAGTTCACGAACGTGATCATCATGCTGCCCGCCAAAGGCAGTCGGGTGCTGGGACGTGAGCTGCTGTACACCGCGGTAACGCGTGCACGGCAGCAGGTGCTGATCGTCGGCGATGAGTCGGTGATGCGATCGGCCGTGTCCCGCACGGTGCGCCGAGGCAGTGGACTCGAGGCATTGTTGCGCCAGGCGACGTGTCGCGAGAGCGCGACCCATGGGTGA
- the rmuC gene encoding DNA recombination protein RmuC, translating into MGDPIAMLTLACAALAVVLLLLVLFRAKAAADPEVARRELREELRSARDEARVSARELREEVTKSIDATQSSLDRVRGTLDQRVRELQEGNERKLDEMRRTVDEKLHDTLEKRLGESFKLVSDRLDTVHKGLGEMQHLATGVGDLKRVLTNVKARGTWAEVQLGAILEQVLTPEQYDKNVCIRLDTAERVEFAVRLPGPVDDPASCVWLPIDSKFPQEDWLRLQDASDQGDVAAVQAASDALMRTVRGSAKEIHDKYVHPPASTDFAIMFLATEGLFAEVLRHPSLVSDLQQQYRVVVAGPTTLAAILTSLRMGFQTLVVEQRAAEVWRVLGAVKTEFGKFGDVLNKVQRQLNTASRTIEETGQRSRAMEKKLRAAERLPEAEAASLLELPSTDAFPPQ; encoded by the coding sequence ATGGGTGATCCGATTGCGATGCTCACGCTGGCGTGCGCGGCGCTCGCGGTCGTACTGCTGCTGTTGGTGCTTTTCCGCGCGAAGGCTGCCGCCGATCCGGAGGTGGCCCGTCGTGAATTGCGTGAAGAGCTGCGCAGTGCGCGCGACGAAGCGCGGGTGTCGGCGCGTGAGCTGCGAGAAGAAGTCACCAAGTCTATCGACGCCACACAGTCGTCGCTCGACCGCGTGCGCGGCACGCTCGATCAGCGCGTGCGTGAGTTGCAGGAAGGCAATGAGCGCAAGCTCGATGAAATGCGCCGCACCGTCGACGAAAAGCTGCACGATACGCTCGAGAAACGCCTCGGCGAGTCGTTCAAACTCGTCAGCGATCGTCTCGACACCGTGCACAAGGGACTCGGCGAGATGCAGCATCTTGCCACCGGTGTGGGTGACCTCAAGCGCGTCCTCACCAACGTGAAGGCGCGCGGCACGTGGGCCGAAGTGCAGCTTGGGGCTATTCTCGAGCAGGTCCTCACGCCGGAGCAGTACGACAAGAACGTGTGCATCCGGCTGGACACTGCGGAGCGGGTGGAGTTTGCGGTGCGGTTGCCGGGACCAGTGGACGATCCGGCCAGCTGCGTGTGGCTGCCGATCGATTCCAAGTTTCCGCAGGAAGACTGGCTGCGACTGCAGGACGCGTCAGATCAGGGCGACGTCGCGGCGGTGCAGGCAGCCAGTGATGCGCTCATGCGAACCGTGCGCGGGTCGGCCAAGGAGATTCACGACAAGTACGTGCATCCGCCGGCCAGCACCGACTTCGCGATCATGTTTCTGGCCACCGAAGGACTGTTCGCCGAAGTGCTGCGGCACCCGTCGCTGGTGAGCGATCTGCAGCAGCAGTATCGCGTGGTGGTGGCGGGGCCGACCACTCTGGCGGCGATTCTCACCAGTCTGCGCATGGGCTTTCAGACGCTCGTCGTCGAGCAGCGCGCGGCTGAGGTGTGGCGTGTGCTCGGCGCGGTAAAAACCGAATTCGGCAAGTTCGGTGATGTGCTCAACAAGGTGCAACGGCAGCTCAACACGGCCAGTCGCACGATCGAGGAAACCGGTCAGCGCAGCCGGGCGATGGAGAAGAAGCTGCGCGCCGCCGAGCGGTTGCCGGAGGCGGAGGCGGCGTCGCTGTTGGAGCTGCCGTCTACGGACGCTTTTCCCCCACAATGA
- a CDS encoding protein-tyrosine phosphatase family protein, translating into MSRPIDNSYVVPGTALLAGEYPGMRFGTPHGVRDAKLQQFLDVGVTAFVDLTHPDDPLDLYIGRLRELAAERGVEVVHDYLSIVDMDVCDDVFMRRVLDTIDERLAQGHRVYVHCWGGVGRTGMTVGCWLVRNGRSGDEALTEVKTLFATMSPAKVAYFGPDGSPQTDAQRAVVRAWMEPSTE; encoded by the coding sequence ATGTCCCGTCCGATCGACAATTCCTACGTGGTACCGGGGACCGCGCTGCTGGCCGGCGAGTATCCCGGCATGCGCTTCGGCACGCCGCACGGTGTCCGGGACGCGAAGTTGCAGCAGTTCCTCGACGTGGGCGTCACGGCCTTCGTGGATCTCACGCATCCCGACGACCCGCTCGATCTCTACATCGGGCGACTCCGCGAACTCGCGGCCGAACGCGGGGTGGAGGTCGTGCACGACTACCTCTCCATCGTCGACATGGATGTGTGCGACGACGTGTTCATGCGGCGCGTGCTCGACACGATCGACGAACGCCTCGCGCAGGGCCATCGTGTGTATGTGCACTGCTGGGGCGGGGTCGGGCGCACGGGGATGACGGTAGGGTGCTGGCTCGTGCGCAACGGACGCAGCGGCGACGAGGCGCTGACCGAAGTGAAAACGCTGTTCGCGACCATGTCGCCGGCGAAGGTGGCGTACTTCGGCCCCGACGGCTCGCCACAGACCGACGCGCAACGCGCGGTCGTGCGGGCGTGGATGGAACCATCGACGGAGTGA
- a CDS encoding GNAT family N-acetyltransferase, with the protein MNQTPVTLHAISVADLETVAALHCASWRSAYRGILSDAYLDGDLLTDRLEVWHLKLAMMTDRQFGWLARHDGEPVGFAFATLDEDPTWGTLVDNLHLLPSHQGVGIGRGLLTAVARGAHAHATHPGLYLWCYDANTRARAFYEHLGAEAVEQIMYAAPDGRSHPEWRYAWRATPFAP; encoded by the coding sequence ATGAACCAGACGCCCGTGACATTGCACGCCATTTCGGTAGCCGACCTGGAGACGGTGGCCGCGCTGCACTGTGCCAGCTGGCGCAGTGCCTATCGTGGCATCCTTTCCGATGCGTACCTCGACGGCGATCTGCTCACTGATCGCCTCGAAGTGTGGCACCTCAAGCTGGCGATGATGACCGACCGGCAATTCGGATGGTTGGCCAGGCACGACGGCGAGCCGGTGGGCTTTGCCTTCGCGACGCTCGACGAGGATCCCACGTGGGGCACCTTGGTGGACAACTTGCACCTGCTGCCGTCGCATCAGGGGGTGGGCATCGGTCGGGGACTGCTCACCGCCGTGGCGCGTGGTGCACACGCGCACGCCACGCACCCCGGACTGTATCTCTGGTGCTACGACGCGAACACGCGGGCCCGCGCCTTCTACGAACATCTCGGTGCCGAAGCCGTCGAGCAGATCATGTACGCGGCGCCCGACGGTCGGTCGCATCCCGAGTGGCGCTACGCCTGGCGTGCTACGCCATTCGCGCCATGA
- a CDS encoding ATP-dependent DNA helicase, with translation MSSLPPAPSAPAAPLHTDAGLHLLRFMRDGDLLVFDEKRPGDGFAQFYSLERNELRKFVRDAVRTKLERVREQDLCQSAFDKYRAYLATLPPEKAPMPRKAVQAARRMAVAESGGSAELAELYDLLDVRDPRPLFVTGRAGTGKSTVLRQLAAAQGSKCVVLAPTGLAALNAGGQTIHSFFRFPLKPLTARDIQGGKWLQVARKLDMLIIDEISMVRADVVDAIDVAMRMAKGNDLPFGGVRIVMFGDPFQLPPIVSKEQAGAFGDLWYDTPHFFDAAVFKYDPLSTIEFRTVYRQRDPVWIALLDRVRTATPSGDDYRLLHTRIDRATDDELDETIILTARRLDAERVNKRRLDALDDAPATFSAERSGTFGSQVGTGTFKQDPAPDPLVLKRGARVMFVKNDPEENWVNGSLGEVQAISATGVLVKLDSGAIVTVDAQEWQQLEYWYDDEADEIRQKVVGRYKQMPLQLAWAVTIHKSQGLTFDRVHVHLGRGAFSPGQTYVALSRCRTMEGMTLESPIGAGDMRCDQRVVEFMARMA, from the coding sequence ATGTCGTCTCTGCCCCCTGCCCCTTCGGCGCCTGCCGCGCCGCTGCACACCGACGCCGGTCTCCACCTGCTGCGCTTCATGCGAGACGGGGATCTGCTGGTGTTCGACGAGAAGCGGCCGGGCGACGGGTTCGCGCAGTTCTACAGCCTCGAGCGCAACGAGCTGCGCAAGTTTGTGCGGGATGCTGTGCGCACCAAGCTGGAGCGCGTGCGCGAGCAGGATCTCTGTCAGTCGGCCTTCGACAAATATCGCGCCTATCTCGCCACGCTGCCGCCGGAGAAGGCACCCATGCCGCGCAAGGCGGTGCAGGCGGCGCGACGCATGGCCGTCGCCGAGAGCGGCGGTAGTGCTGAGCTCGCCGAGTTGTACGATCTGCTCGATGTGCGCGACCCGCGTCCGCTGTTCGTGACCGGGCGGGCCGGCACCGGCAAGAGCACGGTACTGCGACAGCTCGCCGCCGCCCAAGGGTCCAAGTGCGTGGTGCTGGCGCCCACCGGGCTCGCCGCGCTCAACGCCGGCGGTCAGACGATTCACTCCTTCTTCCGCTTTCCGCTCAAGCCGCTCACGGCGCGCGACATTCAGGGCGGCAAATGGCTGCAGGTGGCCCGTAAGCTCGACATGCTCATCATCGACGAGATCTCGATGGTGCGCGCCGACGTGGTCGACGCCATCGATGTCGCGATGCGCATGGCGAAGGGCAATGACCTGCCCTTCGGTGGCGTGCGCATCGTGATGTTCGGCGATCCGTTTCAGCTGCCGCCGATCGTATCGAAGGAGCAAGCGGGCGCCTTTGGCGACCTCTGGTACGACACGCCGCACTTCTTCGACGCGGCCGTGTTCAAGTACGACCCGCTCTCCACCATCGAATTCCGCACGGTGTATCGCCAGCGCGATCCCGTGTGGATCGCGCTGCTCGATCGCGTGCGTACGGCGACGCCCAGCGGCGACGACTATCGGCTGCTGCACACGCGCATCGATCGCGCCACCGACGACGAACTCGACGAGACGATCATTCTCACGGCGCGACGGCTGGACGCCGAACGGGTGAATAAACGGCGACTCGATGCACTCGACGACGCGCCGGCCACATTTTCGGCCGAACGAAGCGGCACGTTCGGGTCGCAAGTCGGCACGGGCACGTTCAAGCAGGATCCAGCCCCCGATCCGCTCGTGCTCAAGCGCGGGGCGCGCGTGATGTTCGTGAAGAACGATCCCGAGGAGAACTGGGTGAACGGTTCACTGGGCGAAGTGCAGGCCATCAGCGCCACGGGTGTGCTCGTAAAGCTCGACAGCGGCGCCATCGTCACCGTCGACGCGCAGGAGTGGCAGCAGCTCGAGTACTGGTACGACGACGAGGCCGACGAAATCCGGCAGAAGGTCGTTGGACGCTACAAGCAGATGCCGCTGCAACTCGCCTGGGCCGTCACGATTCACAAGAGTCAGGGACTGACCTTCGATCGCGTGCACGTGCACCTTGGCCGCGGTGCCTTCTCGCCCGGGCAGACATACGTCGCGCTCAGTCGTTGTCGCACGATGGAAGGGATGACGCTCGAGTCACCGATCGGCGCCGGCGACATGCGTTGCGATCAGCGCGTGGTCGAGTTCATGGCGCGAATGGCGTAG
- a CDS encoding CsbD family protein has protein sequence MTDKKRPDDLDLNEEGLLNRAKGAAEEAKGRARNAMGGLTGDGGQQLKGMGEELKGKAQQTLGKAQQKLDDVLDRNDRNINKARE, from the coding sequence ATGACGGATAAGAAACGACCAGATGATCTCGACCTGAACGAGGAAGGCCTGCTCAACCGCGCCAAGGGTGCGGCGGAAGAGGCCAAGGGCCGCGCCCGCAACGCGATGGGCGGACTGACCGGCGACGGTGGCCAGCAGCTCAAGGGCATGGGCGAGGAGCTCAAGGGCAAGGCGCAGCAGACCTTGGGTAAGGCGCAGCAGAAGCTCGACGATGTGCTCGACCGCAACGACCGCAACATCAACAAGGCGAGGGAGTAG
- a CDS encoding DinB family protein produces MPIIDVPEDKPVRHPEYVYMDYARHLSGRLRRTITGPMWHGPSLREALDGMNAAEAVERPIRSMKTVWEIVLHVTARAERARLRMDGLALEEPSPESDWPRIPIPCTAAAWEYSQAQMANAYRAMAVRVCEVMSSGFLKVVEKQSYNIATMADGVAEHGAYHAGQIVLLRKEIRSRRPRGANVTDLMW; encoded by the coding sequence ATGCCGATCATCGACGTACCCGAAGACAAGCCAGTCCGCCATCCCGAGTATGTCTACATGGACTACGCTCGGCACCTGTCCGGAAGGCTGCGGCGCACCATCACCGGCCCGATGTGGCACGGTCCCTCCCTGCGCGAAGCATTGGATGGCATGAACGCCGCCGAAGCGGTGGAGCGCCCCATTCGCAGCATGAAAACCGTGTGGGAGATCGTGTTGCACGTCACGGCGCGGGCCGAACGGGCGCGATTGCGCATGGATGGGCTGGCGCTCGAAGAGCCGTCGCCGGAATCGGACTGGCCTCGTATTCCCATCCCGTGCACGGCCGCAGCCTGGGAATACTCTCAGGCCCAGATGGCGAACGCCTATCGCGCGATGGCCGTGCGCGTCTGCGAGGTCATGTCGTCCGGCTTTCTCAAGGTCGTTGAGAAGCAGAGCTACAACATCGCCACCATGGCTGATGGCGTGGCCGAACACGGTGCCTATCATGCCGGGCAGATCGTGTTGCTGCGCAAGGAGATCCGATCACGCCGACCACGCGGCGCGAACGTCACCGATCTGATGTGGTGA
- a CDS encoding amidohydrolase encodes MTLGRYATSAAVALLCHGAAATSLSAQKAKAAAGAPNTTAMLTALDTKADHYADVAKQIWGFAEVGFMEVKSTALLQSELKTAGFTITAGVAGEPTAFVAEYGSGKPVIALLGEFDALPGLSQDAAPSRNPLIAGGPGHGCGHHLFGTASTAAAIALKDWMQTNNVKGTLRMIGTPAEEGGSGKVYMVRDGVFNDVDAVIAWHPGDENSITGERTMANISGKFHFKGISAHAAAAPERGRSALDGVEVMNVMSNYLREHIPDGTRIHYVITDGGRAPNVVPDEAEVYYYVRHVDMNVVNDVWSRVVNAAKGAAVGTGTTYELQLTGSVYSLLPNETLAKVQQRMLERVGGYTLTPAERTFAEQLQKSPQFMPQPLTNTALIKPLIIGAAGSASTDVGDVSWVVPTVQLSAATWVPGTAAHSWQAVAAGGMSIGAKGMMVAAKTMALTGAELFATPATIAAAKAELDTRRGAGFTYSTVLGTQKPALDYRKGSVPAANK; translated from the coding sequence ATGACGCTTGGCCGCTATGCCACCTCCGCCGCTGTCGCCCTGCTCTGCCACGGCGCTGCCGCGACGTCCCTTTCCGCCCAGAAGGCGAAGGCGGCTGCCGGCGCGCCGAACACGACGGCGATGCTGACCGCGCTCGACACGAAGGCCGATCATTACGCCGATGTCGCCAAGCAGATCTGGGGCTTCGCGGAAGTCGGCTTCATGGAAGTGAAGAGCACCGCGCTGCTGCAGTCTGAACTCAAGACGGCGGGCTTCACGATCACCGCTGGCGTGGCCGGCGAGCCCACGGCATTTGTGGCCGAATACGGCAGCGGCAAGCCAGTGATCGCCCTGCTCGGCGAATTCGACGCGCTACCCGGTCTTTCCCAGGACGCCGCGCCGTCGCGCAACCCGCTCATCGCTGGCGGCCCCGGGCACGGTTGCGGACATCATCTGTTCGGCACCGCGAGCACGGCAGCGGCGATTGCGCTCAAGGATTGGATGCAGACGAACAACGTGAAGGGCACGTTGCGCATGATCGGCACGCCGGCCGAAGAAGGTGGATCGGGCAAAGTGTACATGGTGCGTGACGGCGTGTTCAACGACGTCGATGCGGTGATCGCGTGGCATCCGGGTGACGAGAACTCGATCACCGGCGAGCGCACGATGGCCAACATCAGCGGCAAGTTCCACTTTAAGGGCATCAGCGCGCACGCGGCAGCCGCGCCCGAGCGCGGACGGTCCGCCCTCGACGGCGTGGAAGTGATGAACGTGATGTCGAACTATCTGCGCGAGCATATCCCCGACGGCACGCGCATTCACTACGTCATCACTGACGGCGGACGCGCGCCGAATGTCGTGCCCGACGAAGCCGAGGTGTACTACTACGTGCGGCATGTCGACATGAATGTCGTGAACGACGTCTGGTCACGCGTCGTGAACGCGGCCAAGGGCGCGGCAGTGGGCACCGGCACGACCTACGAATTGCAGCTCACCGGTTCGGTGTACTCGCTGCTGCCGAACGAAACGCTGGCTAAGGTGCAGCAGCGCATGCTCGAGCGGGTTGGCGGCTACACCCTCACGCCGGCGGAGCGTACATTCGCCGAACAGCTGCAGAAGTCGCCGCAGTTCATGCCGCAGCCGCTCACGAACACCGCACTGATCAAGCCGCTTATCATCGGCGCGGCAGGCTCAGCATCCACCGATGTAGGTGATGTGAGCTGGGTGGTCCCCACGGTGCAGCTATCGGCGGCCACGTGGGTGCCGGGTACGGCGGCGCATTCATGGCAGGCCGTCGCCGCCGGCGGCATGAGCATCGGCGCGAAGGGCATGATGGTGGCCGCGAAGACGATGGCGTTGACCGGCGCCGAGCTATTCGCGACGCCGGCCACGATCGCGGCGGCGAAGGCGGAGCTCGATACGCGGCGCGGCGCGGGCTTCACCTATAGCACCGTGTTGGGCACGCAGAAACCGGCACTCGACTATCGCAAAGGCAGCGTGCCGGCGGCGAACAAGTAG
- a CDS encoding ketoacyl-ACP synthase III: MTPARHAAITGWGEALPPAILTNDDLSTFLETSDEWITQRTGMKERRVSHISAIEMATIASARALACAGLEAGEVDLIIYGGCSNEEAVPNSASGVQIALGATRAAAMDVNTACTSFLYGLSTATAMIQTGVVRNAIVIGVELISRYMDWSNRNVAVLFGDGAAAVVLQATDSEEGVIGTVLGCDAEARQSLRVRGIGCGYANRDVSLGDTLWDFDGQVIFKRAVHGMSEAAARVLREANVSADDIDLVVPHQANLRIIEAVAKYTGIEMDRVMVTVHRYGNMSAATVPVSLVDALKEGRVKPGSLLLMPGFGGGLTFGALLVRWGSRTTPLGESSIVMPPCEQTALELVNEIRAKQDPHGRSLRGLMEPVFAESRTV; this comes from the coding sequence ATGACGCCAGCGCGCCATGCCGCAATCACAGGCTGGGGCGAAGCGCTCCCGCCTGCCATCCTGACCAACGACGATCTCTCGACCTTTCTCGAGACCTCCGACGAGTGGATCACACAGCGCACCGGCATGAAGGAACGCCGCGTGTCGCACATCTCGGCCATCGAAATGGCCACCATCGCCTCCGCCCGCGCCCTCGCCTGTGCAGGACTCGAGGCGGGTGAGGTGGACCTCATCATCTATGGTGGCTGCAGCAACGAAGAGGCGGTGCCCAACAGCGCCTCCGGGGTGCAGATCGCGCTCGGCGCCACGCGTGCCGCGGCGATGGATGTGAACACCGCCTGTACGAGTTTCCTGTACGGATTGTCTACCGCCACCGCGATGATCCAGACCGGCGTGGTGCGCAACGCCATCGTGATCGGCGTGGAGCTCATCAGCCGCTACATGGACTGGAGCAATCGCAACGTGGCGGTGCTCTTCGGCGACGGCGCGGCGGCTGTCGTGCTGCAAGCGACCGACAGCGAAGAAGGCGTGATCGGTACCGTGCTGGGGTGCGATGCCGAGGCGCGTCAGAGTCTGCGCGTGCGCGGCATCGGCTGCGGGTACGCGAACCGGGATGTTTCCCTTGGCGATACGCTCTGGGACTTCGACGGACAGGTCATCTTCAAGCGCGCCGTGCACGGCATGAGCGAGGCGGCCGCGCGAGTCCTGCGCGAAGCGAACGTATCGGCCGACGACATCGATCTGGTCGTGCCGCACCAAGCCAATTTGCGTATCATCGAAGCGGTGGCGAAGTACACCGGTATCGAGATGGATCGCGTGATGGTCACCGTGCACAGGTACGGCAACATGAGCGCGGCCACCGTACCCGTCAGCCTGGTCGACGCGCTCAAGGAGGGGCGCGTGAAGCCAGGTAGCCTGCTGCTGATGCCCGGATTCGGTGGTGGCCTCACTTTCGGTGCACTCCTCGTGCGCTGGGGCTCACGTACCACACCGCTTGGCGAATCATCGATCGTGATGCCGCCATGCGAACAGACCGCGCTCGAACTCGTCAATGAGATTCGGGCTAAGCAAGATCCGCACGGCCGGTCGCTGCGCGGACTCATGGAACCTGTGTTCGCTGAATCGAGGACTGTCTGA
- a CDS encoding alpha/beta fold hydrolase, with translation MPIRLLSRHRVPTLRRALVAVVAAALLPKAAAAQTPVIFVHGNGDHAGLWDNVIWRFESNGYPASRLFAVDLPNPSSSSTLTAVELNRSTPEEQTAALAAFVTRVLLTTGANKVALVGSSRGGMTIRNYVRFGGGAAHVSHVITGGTPNHGVFAIPTVQPDGEFNGAGPYLRALNRGTEVVPGVKFLALRSDSLDKYAQADGAGLGMKGTATNVDARGPALRGALNVVLPGTDHREVAFGPAAFRAQYRFITGRAPTHMDIVPDTVALLEGMISGNVNASPTNLPLANAVITVHAVDAATGQRIGAPVYRAVTSHTGRWGPFRASPTARYEFELASPDSAVILHVFRMPFPRSSRVVNFRFPTPPATRADSVSVLIARPRGYLGLGRDTVEFDGTRATGIPPGVPTVDRAIRWFGAREPITVRTRVNGETIVVRTQPGDKRRLVSAEFQRE, from the coding sequence ATGCCCATCCGACTGCTCTCCCGACATCGCGTGCCGACGCTCCGCCGCGCCCTAGTGGCGGTGGTTGCAGCGGCCCTGCTCCCGAAGGCCGCCGCCGCCCAGACCCCCGTGATTTTTGTACACGGCAACGGCGACCACGCCGGGCTGTGGGACAACGTGATCTGGCGATTCGAATCGAACGGGTATCCAGCGTCGCGGCTGTTCGCGGTGGATCTGCCCAATCCGTCGTCCTCGAGCACGCTCACGGCGGTGGAGCTGAATCGCTCCACGCCCGAGGAGCAGACCGCGGCGCTGGCCGCGTTCGTGACGCGCGTGCTGCTCACGACCGGAGCGAACAAGGTGGCATTAGTGGGGAGTTCGCGCGGCGGCATGACGATCCGCAACTACGTGCGCTTCGGCGGCGGCGCGGCGCATGTCTCGCACGTGATCACCGGGGGCACACCGAACCATGGTGTATTCGCGATTCCCACGGTGCAGCCCGACGGCGAATTCAACGGGGCCGGCCCCTATCTGCGCGCCCTGAATCGCGGCACTGAGGTGGTGCCGGGGGTGAAGTTCCTCGCCCTTCGCTCGGACTCGCTAGACAAGTACGCGCAGGCCGACGGCGCGGGCCTCGGCATGAAGGGAACGGCCACCAACGTGGATGCCAGGGGGCCGGCGTTGCGCGGTGCGCTGAACGTGGTGCTGCCCGGCACGGACCATCGCGAAGTGGCCTTTGGACCTGCCGCATTCCGCGCCCAGTACCGCTTCATCACCGGTCGCGCGCCGACCCACATGGACATTGTGCCCGACACGGTTGCACTGCTTGAGGGCATGATCAGTGGCAACGTGAACGCGAGTCCAACCAACCTGCCGCTCGCGAATGCCGTGATCACGGTGCACGCGGTCGACGCAGCCACCGGCCAGCGCATCGGCGCACCAGTGTACCGCGCGGTCACGTCGCACACGGGACGCTGGGGTCCGTTCCGCGCGTCACCGACCGCGCGCTACGAGTTCGAGCTGGCGAGTCCCGATAGCGCGGTGATCCTGCACGTATTCCGCATGCCGTTCCCACGTTCCAGTCGTGTGGTGAATTTCCGGTTTCCCACCCCGCCGGCCACGCGCGCTGACAGCGTGAGCGTACTCATTGCCCGTCCACGCGGCTATCTCGGCCTCGGCCGCGACACCGTGGAGTTCGACGGCACGCGCGCCACCGGGATCCCGCCCGGCGTGCCAACAGTGGATCGCGCCATTCGCTGGTTCGGTGCCCGCGAACCGATCACGGTGCGCACGCGCGTCAATGGCGAGACGATCGTGGTGCGCACCCAGCCTGGTGACAAACGCCGCTTGGTGTCGGCGGAATTTCAGCGGGAGTAG